In one Pseudomonas purpurea genomic region, the following are encoded:
- the nfuA gene encoding Fe-S biogenesis protein NfuA: MTAITITDAAHDYLADLLSKQNTPGIGIRVFITQPGTQYAETCIAYCKPGEEKPEDTALGLKSFTAYIDHFSEAFLDDAVVDYATDRMGGQLTIKAPNAKVPMVNADSPVNERINYYLQTEINPGLASHGGQVSLIDVVEDGIAVLKFGGGCQGCGQADVTLKEGIERTLLERIPELKGVRDVTDHTQKENAYY; this comes from the coding sequence ATGACCGCCATAACCATTACCGATGCCGCCCACGATTACCTGGCCGATCTGCTGTCCAAGCAGAACACCCCCGGGATCGGCATTCGCGTCTTTATCACCCAGCCTGGCACCCAATACGCCGAAACCTGCATTGCCTATTGCAAGCCGGGCGAAGAAAAACCTGAAGACACCGCGCTGGGGCTCAAAAGCTTCACCGCGTACATCGATCACTTCAGCGAAGCGTTCCTGGACGATGCCGTGGTCGACTACGCCACGGATCGCATGGGCGGCCAACTGACCATCAAGGCACCCAATGCCAAAGTACCGATGGTCAACGCCGACAGCCCGGTGAATGAGCGCATCAACTACTACCTGCAAACCGAAATCAACCCAGGGCTGGCCAGCCACGGCGGTCAGGTCAGCCTGATCGATGTGGTCGAAGACGGCATCGCCGTGTTGAAGTTCGGCGGCGGCTGCCAGGGCTGCGGCCAGGCAGACGTGACCTTGAAGGAAGGCATCGAACGCACACTGCTTGAGCGCATTCCGGAGCTCAAGGGCGTACGTGACGTGACTGACCACACGCAAAAAGAAAACGCCTACTACTAA
- the cobM gene encoding precorrin-4 C(11)-methyltransferase, which translates to MTVYFIGAGPGDPELITVKGQRLIRSCPVIIYAGSLVPAAVLEGHQAEQVVNSAELHLEQIIELIKIAHANGQDVARVHSGDPGLYGAIGEQIRYLRELNIPFEIIPGVTATAACAALLGAELTLPDVSQSVILTRYADKTAMPPGEAFASLAQHGATMAIHLGVNHLDKIVAELLPHYGADCPIAVVHRASWPDQDWAVGTLTDIAEKVKAKGFRRTALILVGRVLATDNFSESSLYRAGHAHLYRP; encoded by the coding sequence ATGACCGTCTACTTCATCGGCGCAGGTCCCGGCGACCCGGAACTGATTACCGTCAAGGGCCAGCGGCTGATTCGCAGTTGCCCGGTCATCATTTACGCAGGCTCGCTGGTTCCGGCAGCCGTGCTGGAAGGCCATCAGGCCGAACAGGTGGTCAACAGCGCCGAACTGCACCTGGAACAGATCATCGAGCTGATCAAAATCGCCCACGCCAACGGCCAGGATGTGGCCCGGGTGCACTCCGGCGATCCCGGTTTGTATGGGGCGATTGGCGAGCAGATCCGCTACCTGCGCGAGCTGAACATTCCCTTCGAAATCATTCCCGGCGTCACCGCTACGGCCGCGTGTGCGGCGCTGTTAGGCGCGGAACTGACCCTGCCGGACGTTTCGCAAAGCGTGATCCTGACCCGCTATGCCGACAAAACGGCGATGCCGCCCGGTGAAGCGTTCGCCAGCCTGGCCCAACATGGCGCAACCATGGCGATTCATCTGGGGGTCAATCATCTGGATAAAATCGTCGCTGAACTGCTGCCGCATTACGGTGCGGACTGCCCGATTGCGGTGGTTCACCGCGCCAGTTGGCCCGATCAGGACTGGGCAGTGGGGACACTGACGGATATCGCCGAAAAGGTTAAGGCCAAGGGGTTTCGGCGTACCGCGCTGATTCTGGTGGGTCGGGTGCTGGCCACCGACAACTTCAGCGAGTCATCGCTGTACCGCGCCGGGCATGCGCATCTCTACCGCCCATAG